A genomic window from Thunnus maccoyii chromosome 2, fThuMac1.1, whole genome shotgun sequence includes:
- the rhbdd2 gene encoding rhomboid domain-containing protein 2: MAGTDHFNMILQIFRDVAPSITSGILTVVLSSCALFGIQTYFNFTPGVFSVGASVFVNGHLHRLLTYPFYHKTLAQLLLNIITLVFLSGSLEKGVGTVRFLFLFILLSTSTGLFYAFLDLLQSDSSQCNTEGLVPVALACVALTTMHTKMTKGFLCGVSFPTVALPWVFLIITTALVPHSVLLCNVIAILIGWMYGKGWFSLLDISEARAGVVEKMMPFRLLRSICAVMFVPASTEERRKTLLPQINPTPGSYPVQAYAPLSSINTADITANMYEGWPNATSALSSPTQPLNPYGHGSAHSFGTSHGQSCNHSHLTHSHGQL, encoded by the coding sequence ATGGCAGGAACAGATCACTTTAATATGATTTTACAAATTTTCAGAGACGTGGCTCCTAGCATCACAAGCGGGATTCTCACTGTTGTCCTTTCATCGTGCGCGTTGTTTGGTATCCAAACATATTTCAACTTCACCCCGGGGGTCTTCAGCGTCGGTGCAAGTGTTTTTGTAAATGGACACCTCCACAGGCTCTTGACGTACCCTTTTTACCACAAGACACTTGCTCAGCTTCTCCTGAACATCATAACTCTGGTGTTTCTCAGCGGCAGTTTGGAGAAAGGTGTTGGCACGGTGcgtttcctgtttctgttcatCTTGCTGTCGACCAGCACGGGCTTGTTTTACGCCTTCCTGGATCTTCTGCAGAGTGACAGCAGCCAGTGTAACACCGAGGGGTTGGTTCCTGTGGCCCTTGCCTGTGTGGCTTTAACTACCATGCACACAAAAATGACTAAAGGATTCCTGTGTGGAGTCAGTTTCCCCACCGTAGCTCTCCCTTGGGTGTTCCTCATAATCACTACTGCCCTCGTTCCTCACAGTGTGCTCCTATGTAATGTCATTGCCATCCTGATTGGGTGGATGTATGGTAAAGGATGGTTCTCTCTTCTGGACATATCTGAAGCCAGGGCTGGCGTTGTTGAGAAGATGATGCCCTTCAGGTTGTTGAGGAGCATCTGCGCTGTGATGTTTGTCCCTGCTTCcacggaggagaggaggaagaccCTCCTTCCACAAATTAATCCAACCCCTGGGTCCTACCCGGTCCAGGCTTATGCTCCGTTGTCCAGCATCAACACCGCTGATATCACAGCCAACATGTATGAAGGCTGGCCGAACGCAACCAGTGCCCTGTCCAGTCCCACACAACCTCTCAATCCTTATGGACATGGCTCTGCACATAGCTTTGGGACGAGTCATGGACAAAGCTGCAACCACAGCCACCTCACTCACAGTCATGGTCAACTATAG
- the chic2 gene encoding cysteine-rich hydrophobic domain-containing protein 2: MMEDFDEIYEEEEEEEEDEDRAAEEQLLKYAPDPVVVRGSGHVTVFGLSNKFESEFPSALTGKVAPEEFKASINRVNSCLRKTLPVNVRWLLCGCLCCCCTLGFSLWPVICLSKRTRRSIEKLLEWENSRLYHKLCLHWRLSKRKCETNNMMEYVILIEFLPKIPIFRPD; the protein is encoded by the exons ATGATGGAGGACTTTGATGAGATCtacgaagaggaggaggaggaagaggaggacgaggacAGGGCCGCGGAGGAGCAGCTCCTCAAGTACGCTCCGGACCCGGTGGTGGTGCGAGGGTCCGGCCACGTCACCGT GTTTGGGCTTAGTAATAAATTCGAGTCAGAATTTCCTTCAGCACTTACAGGAAAG GTGGCACCAGAGGAATTCAAAGCCAGTATCAACCGTGTAAACAGCTGTCTGAGGAAGACGCTGCCCGTGAATGTGCGGTGGCTCCTGTGTGgttgcctctgctgctgctgcacgtTGGGCTTCAGTTTGTGGCCTGTCATCTGCCTCAGCAAGAGG ACAAGAAGATCTATAGAGAAGCTTCTGGAGTGGGAGAACAGCAGACTCTACCACAAG TTGTGTTTGCATTGGAGACTAAGCAAAAGGAAGTGTGAAACCAACAACATGATGGAATAT GTAATCCTAATAGAGTTCCTACCTAAGATCCCCATCTTCAGACCGGATTAG